The Lysinibacillus timonensis nucleotide sequence AAAGAGGATAAGTGACCATAACGGAATGTTACGTGACCAAGAAGATAAATTAAGTGACCGAATGGCTAAGTCATGTGACCAATAAGTACAAGTAAATGATCAATTAATCGTAATAATACTTATAAACATAGCTAGTTGGTTGTTAACTGACCAAATCTTAGAACTAAGTGACCGAAAAAAGTCGGTATCCGACCGATTAAATACTTATTTTTAGATTTAGCACAGGCAGCGACATCATTTAGCAGGGTTAAACGCTCAAAACGAATTGTTATGTGACCGAATGAAATCAACATTCGCTCCTAGGCCGAAAACCTTCGATCTTAGACTTTGTAATATCAATTTAAAAGAAATTTAATTCACAGACAAACGTTAAAGTTGTATACTATATGGCAGGATTGATATCCAAAATTATATAAAAGTAACAATTATAGATAAATCACACTCGCTTTTGAATTTGAAAGGAAGTAACGATATTTATGACAAAGAAAATTTGTGTTGTTGGGTTAGGTTATATTGGCTTGCCAACAGCGGTAATGTTTGCAAATCACGGCGTGAAAGTGCATGGGGTAGATGTGAATCCAGCAGCCGTAAAAAGCATCCAAGAGAAGAAGTTACACATCGAGGAAAATGGTCTTCAAGAGCGCTTAGATAAAGCGGTTGATGAAGGGTTCTTAACAGCATCGACTACGCCGGAGGAAGCAGATGTGTTTATCGTTGCGGTTCCTTCTCCAATAAATCCAGATAAAACAGCAAACCTTGAATATGTACGTGAAGCGACAAAATCAATCGTTCCTTATGTAAGAAAAGGAAACTTAGTTATTCTAGAATCTACTGTCCCGCCAAAAACGGTTGAACGTATTATGTTGCCTGAGCTTATTAAAGCGGACCTTGAAATTGGTGTAGACTTATTTGTTTCGCATTCACCGGAACGCGTGATTCCAGGGCGTATTTTTGAAGAATTAGTTAACAATGATCGTATAGTTGGTGGGATTAACCGTAAATCTTCAGAATTAACAAAAGAACTTTACGAAACGTTTGTTAAAGGTACAATCCATTTAACGGATGCAACGACTGCAGAGTTAGTTAAAGTAATGGAAAATACGTATCGTGATGTAAACATTGCTTTTGCAAATGAACTTGCAAAATTAGCAGATGAGCTTGACGTAAACATTTGGGAAGCAATTCGTTTTGCGAACTTCCACCCAAGAGTAAATATTCACTATCCTGGACCAGGTGTTGGTGGTCACTGTATCGCTGTAGATCCATGGTTCTTAGTTGAACTTGGCGGGGAAACTGCACAAATTATTAATATGTCTCGTAATACAAACGATAGTATGCCAGCTTATACAGCACAAAAAACACAAGCAATCCTAAACAAAAACAAAATACCAGGTGGGAAAGTAGCAGTATTGGGGTTAGCGTTTAAAGGAAATGTTGATGATATGCGTGAAAGTCCATCAACGGAAGTGATTTATGAGCTTGAAAAGCTAGGCTTAGATGTGGTGTCTTATGATCCGCATATTAAGGAAAATAAACATGTGACTCAAACACAAAGTTTAGAAGAAGCGACGAAAGATGCAGATGTTCTTCTATTCTTAACTGATCATAACGAGTTTAAGGCATATAATCCGCTAGCAATCAGTGCAAATCATAAGATCGTATTTGATACGAAAAATTGCTTGAACCGTGAAGCTTGGCAAGAGGCAGGCTACCAGTTCCACTTACTAGGGGATTCGAAAAATAAATAAGTGAGTGAAGCAAGGCAGTGTGCAACAATGAAATGCACACTGCCTATTTTTTTGTTATGATGGTAATAATTAAATAAAAAACCATCACTCACATAATTAGCGAGAATTGGACGGTATGAATATGAAAGAAACAGTTTTAGGAATTAACGTAAATACAGAAAACTACGATGAGCTTATTCCAAAGATTTTTGAGCGTATTGAAACGAAGGAAAAGTCATTGATTGTAGCCATCAATCCAGAAAAGATCATAAAAGCAAAAGAAGACCCAGCTCTTAAAAAGCTTCTAAATGAAGCAGAATTTCAAATACCTGATGGGATAGGGGTTATTCTGGCTTCGAAAATACAGAAGGGGAACATTACTTCCCGCGTAACAGGTGTCGATATGATGATGCGTCTATGTGAAGAAGCGGCGAAGCGACAAAAGCCTATCTTCCTGTATGGTGGGAAACCAGGAGTCGCAGAGCAAGCTGCAGTAAAGCTTCGAGAAACATTCCCTAATATCATCATCGCTGGCACTCAAGACGGTTATGAAAAAGATAATGAGAAGGTCATTGCCAAAATAAATGAGGCAAAACCTGATATCCTCTTTGTAGCGATGGGAAGTCCGAAACAAGAAAACTGGATTAATGCAAATCGCAATCAATTACATCCAACCATTTATCAAGGGGTAGGGGGATCATTTGACGTACTTGCCGGAAATGTAAAACGAGCACCGGAAGCGTTCCAAAAGATTGGAATGGAGTGGTTCTACAGGCTGATGAAAGAGCCAAAACGACTAAAGCGTCAAATGGCATTACCTCTCTTCTTATTAGAAGTGGCACGCAGATCAAAGAAGAAGTAACCATTCCAATGGTAATAAAACATTTATTATCCATTCGAGTGAAATAGCTACATAGAGAGGATAATCTATGTAAATAAAAATAATCCTGTAATCTTTGTAATATTTTATTGTTAAAATGTAATAAAGATGGTACACTGTACAAGAAGTAAGATTTTCTCTATGATATATAGCAATTTCCCTGCAAGGAAAAAACGGTTGGTAGCCCGAAAAGAAGGTCTAAGTAGTATTCACTGCTTAGGCCTTCTTTTTATTTATTTATTTATGCATATTCTAAAAAACTGGTCATATATTAGTCGAGGGGTTAGGGTTACTATTCGTTATTAAAGTTGAACACTGAATTATTAAAAATTGAAATAATTTTATCCCCAATATGTCATTCACATGACGTTACTATAACGAAAATTTCTTCTTAGAAAGATGAAACTTCATCCGCGATTAACCGTCTAATTAACCAGAAACACTATAATTCCCCAATTCAACTAGTAATTTCACTATTAACCATTAAAAAAAAACTATTATATTAATAGTATTCTATAATTCCCAATCTGTATATTAAGTGCTTTTTTTTTAGGATAAGGGTGGTTTGAAATTATATTGAAATAGTTATTGGGGAAAAAAGGGAATAATCTATTGGTTTTTTATATTTTTTTATGTAATAATCTAAATAGATTTTAAGTTATCCGCTAGAATATAAATTGTGTGCAACATTTAATAGATACAAATATAACAAAATTGTAATTTGTGTTAAAAAATGATTGACAACTAATTTATATACTACTAAACTTTTATGTGTACTAGCTTATCTTGGCATAAATGTTAAGGATAACTAAAATTTTAATTGAATTAGAGGAGGAAATCTTTCTATGGCTAACCAACCAAAGAAATACAAAAAATTTGTAGCATCTGCTGCAACAGCTACATTAGTAGCATCTGCAATCGTGCCTGTGGCATCTGCGGCAACACCTTCAGATATCGTAGGTAACGACCACGAACAAAATATTAAAGACTTACTAGAATTAGGATACGTATCAGGTAAAGCTGACGGTACTTTCGCTCCAAACGAAGCGGTAACTCGCGGACAAGTAGTTTTAATGCTTGGTAAATGGGCTGAAGCTCAAGGTATCGAAGTTCCTGCTGACTACGCTACTAAAGAATACTTCACTGACTACCCATCATACTTAACTGATGACAACAAAAAATACTACGCTTTAGTTAAAGCTGCTGGTATTTTCGAAGGTTACACTGACGGTTCTTTAAAACCAGGTCAAAACCTTTCTCGTGTACAATTAGCAGTAGTATTAAACTCTGCTTACGAAGCTGTAACTGGTAAATCTTTAGTAGATCTTGCTGGCGACACTTCTGATGTTGTTGTAAACGACATCGACGCTGTATACGCTGATTACCAACCAGCTGTATTAGCAATGAAAAAATTAGGTATCACTGCTGTTTCTAACTTCAACCCATCTGGAACAGTAACTCGTGGCCAATTCGCTTCATTCTTAAACGCTACAATCAAAGCTGAAGCTCCAGCTGGTGCAGAAGCAAGCGATATTAAATCATTAACAGCTACTGGTGTTAGTGAATTAACGGTTGAATTCAACGGTGTTGTAGATCCAGAAGGTGTAGAATTCAAATTAACTCGTGGTACTACTGAGTATGCAGTAAGCGATGTTGATTTCAATGAAAACAATACTGCTGCCGTTTTAACAGTAGATACTAAATTCGCAGATGGAACATATACTTTAACAGTTAACGGTATCTCTGAAGAACCTGTATCTGCATCTGTTACAACAACACGTGAAGAAGTAGCTTCGATTGAATTTAATTCAAATGTATTAGTATTAACTGGAACTGAAACAGCAACTGCTAAAGAAGCTCGTATTACTTTCTCTGCATATAACCAATATGGTGAAGATATTACGGATAATATTCCAACAAGTCGTTTTAAAGATTTGAAAATTAGTGGTATCGATGAAGAAAGTATTTCATTCCCTGCTGGGTATAAAGGTGTTATCTCAGTAATGGTTGATGAAGATGAAGATGATGACGCAGAAGGATCTATCAGTTTCACTTATGAAAATGGTGATGTTGAGATTGACGTTGATCACGACGTTGTTCTTTCAGACGAAATCGAGCCAGGTTCTGTAGAAATCAAAGGTGTTTATAGCCCAACTGACGAAGAGTTAAGCACAGAAAACCTAATTGATGGTGAAGAATTCTATGTAATCTTCACTGTTAAAGATCAATTTGGTGCTGTAATTGACGCAGAGTATGCTAATAGACAAAGCGCTGCTTCAGGCGACACAACTATACTAGAAGAAGTTCAAAGTGGTTTGCGTGTTGATGTTTCTAACAAAGACATCTTTGAATTAGTTGATACTGACGATATCGAAGCTAAGAATGTTGATGGAAAATGGTACTTTGCAATTAAAATCGATACTGACGAAGTTGATGAAGATGACATTATCGGCGGAGACAATACTGTAACTTTCCGTGCGAAAGCTACTGGTGAAGAAAGTACAACTGTAATTAAAGTTGTTGATAGCTCTGAAGTTCACAAAAT carries:
- a CDS encoding nucleotide sugar dehydrogenase, whose amino-acid sequence is MTKKICVVGLGYIGLPTAVMFANHGVKVHGVDVNPAAVKSIQEKKLHIEENGLQERLDKAVDEGFLTASTTPEEADVFIVAVPSPINPDKTANLEYVREATKSIVPYVRKGNLVILESTVPPKTVERIMLPELIKADLEIGVDLFVSHSPERVIPGRIFEELVNNDRIVGGINRKSSELTKELYETFVKGTIHLTDATTAELVKVMENTYRDVNIAFANELAKLADELDVNIWEAIRFANFHPRVNIHYPGPGVGGHCIAVDPWFLVELGGETAQIINMSRNTNDSMPAYTAQKTQAILNKNKIPGGKVAVLGLAFKGNVDDMRESPSTEVIYELEKLGLDVVSYDPHIKENKHVTQTQSLEEATKDADVLLFLTDHNEFKAYNPLAISANHKIVFDTKNCLNREAWQEAGYQFHLLGDSKNK
- a CDS encoding WecB/TagA/CpsF family glycosyltransferase, with product MKETVLGINVNTENYDELIPKIFERIETKEKSLIVAINPEKIIKAKEDPALKKLLNEAEFQIPDGIGVILASKIQKGNITSRVTGVDMMMRLCEEAAKRQKPIFLYGGKPGVAEQAAVKLRETFPNIIIAGTQDGYEKDNEKVIAKINEAKPDILFVAMGSPKQENWINANRNQLHPTIYQGVGGSFDVLAGNVKRAPEAFQKIGMEWFYRLMKEPKRLKRQMALPLFLLEVARRSKKK
- a CDS encoding S-layer homology domain-containing protein — protein: MANQPKKYKKFVASAATATLVASAIVPVASAATPSDIVGNDHEQNIKDLLELGYVSGKADGTFAPNEAVTRGQVVLMLGKWAEAQGIEVPADYATKEYFTDYPSYLTDDNKKYYALVKAAGIFEGYTDGSLKPGQNLSRVQLAVVLNSAYEAVTGKSLVDLAGDTSDVVVNDIDAVYADYQPAVLAMKKLGITAVSNFNPSGTVTRGQFASFLNATIKAEAPAGAEASDIKSLTATGVSELTVEFNGVVDPEGVEFKLTRGTTEYAVSDVDFNENNTAAVLTVDTKFADGTYTLTVNGISEEPVSASVTTTREEVASIEFNSNVLVLTGTETATAKEARITFSAYNQYGEDITDNIPTSRFKDLKISGIDEESISFPAGYKGVISVMVDEDEDDDAEGSISFTYENGDVEIDVDHDVVLSDEIEPGSVEIKGVYSPTDEELSTENLIDGEEFYVIFTVKDQFGAVIDAEYANRQSAASGDTTILEEVQSGLRVDVSNKDIFELVDTDDIEAKNVDGKWYFAIKIDTDEVDEDDIIGGDNTVTFRAKATGEESTTVIKVVDSSEVHKIELASPDELVAGDEEVKVPVFAYDQNGDALLDAADLNDKLREGKIKVDFDEDGVANPSASDSTIFTFVEENGQLYLTFDSVSNTDDEAIEMDLGIEVDKSGEESEITLNIEPNAHPNSLVGLSDEANKYIYEGSTLKLEYDDFIIEDQYGRVYDKHSNNDPAKFWEKYSVRATSQNTDNIEVATQDSSSITLKGKQGTASVEFLLTSEDVERNDIEDKLNITIRTVDSDDFDSYKVYSDGVVYANTSNDTAGIEVYGVLGNGIEVELPDDGVAYVVLASDYLETNGVDAFVSNDPRVASEITTKSGTQEISTGVVVVLNDGTRVSHALTLTDAPLVVKQLEFEDAESLAGNLLTTLDVKLTSSVAANNKLDASEIFAALASQSVFDIEDQYDNDIYNNKDNASDAKNFNKTTGEFYFFDGNTKEKLLLTISDVNESGKDSVIEKNGTNEAAIQLEAASSDQGLTAGDSFTLTITVDGQEQVLKVNIVNP